In Panthera leo isolate Ple1 chromosome F3, P.leo_Ple1_pat1.1, whole genome shotgun sequence, one genomic interval encodes:
- the DEGS1 gene encoding sphingolipid delta(4)-desaturase DES1 translates to MGNRVAREDFEWVYTDQPHASRRQEILAKYPEIKSLMKPDPNLIWIIVLMVLTQLVAFYLVKDLDWKWVLFWAYAFGSCINHSMTLAIHEVSHNSAFGNNRALWNRWFGIFANLPIGVPYSVSFKRYHMDHHRYLGGDGIDVDIPTDFEGWFFCTTFRKFVWVILQPLFYAFRPLFINPKPISYLEVINTVIQITFDIIVYYVFGIRSLVYMLAASLLGLGLHPISGHFIAEHYMFLKGHETYSYYGPLNLLTFNVGYHNEHHDFPNVPGKNLPLVRKIAAEYYDSLPHYTSWVKVLYDFVMDDTVSPYSRMKRHQKGQAALETAMLRSPSYGVCT, encoded by the exons ATGGGGAACCGCGTCGCGCGAGAGGATTTCGAGTGGGTCTACACTGACCAGCCCCACGCCAGCCGGCGCCAGGAGATCCTGG CGAAGTATCCAGAGATAAAGTCCTTGATGAAACCCGATCCCAACTTGATCTGGATTATAGTGCTGATGGTTCTCACTCAGCTGGTTGCGTTTTACTTGGTGAAGGACCTGGATTGGAAGTGGGTCCTGTTCTGGGCGTACGCCTTCGGCAGCTGCATTAACCACTCCATGACCCTGGCCATCCATGAGGTCTCCCACAATAGCGCCTTCGGCAACAACCGAGCTCTGTGGAATCGTTGGTTCGGAATATTTGCTAATCTTCCCATTGGTGTTCCATACTCAGTTTCCTTCAAGAGGTATCACATGGACCATCATCGCTACCTTGGGGGTGACGGCATTGATGTGGACATTCCCACCGATTTCGAAGGCTGGTTTTTCTGTACCACTTTCAGAAAGTTCGTGTGGGTCATCCTTCAGCCTCTCTTTTATGCTTTTCGACCTCTGTTCATCAACCCCAAACCGATTTCTTACCTGGAAGTGATTAATACTGTGATCCAGATCACTTTCGACATTATAGTTTACTACGTTTTTGGAATTAGATCTTTAGTCTACATGTTGGCAGCATCCTTACTCGGTCTAGGTTTGCATCCgatttctggacattttatagCCGAACATTACATGTTCTTAAAGGGACACGAAACTTACTCGTATTATGGGCCTCTGAATCTACTCACCTTCAACGTGGGTTACCACAACGAACACCATGACTTCCCCAACGTTCCCGGGAAAAACCTCCCACTG GTGAGGAAGATAGCGGCTGAGTACTACGACAGCCTCCCTCACTACACCTCCTGGGTCAAAGTCCTGTACGACTTTGTGATGGATGATACAGTGAGTCCCTACTCGAGAATGAAGAGGCACCAGAAAGGCCAGGCAGCACTGGA GACCGCGATGTTGAGAAGCCCCTCTTACGGTGTCTGCACGTGA